From Paenibacillus sp. PK3_47, the proteins below share one genomic window:
- a CDS encoding YlzJ-like family protein encodes MTFHTVLPMEQVFEGAIQVTGLLQEVNIKGMLMQVEPLEGGQARIVRLLHCPLDKYLDPAFMPGATISYTL; translated from the coding sequence ATGACATTCCATACCGTACTCCCTATGGAGCAGGTGTTCGAAGGAGCTATACAAGTGACCGGGCTTTTGCAAGAGGTGAACATCAAAGGAATGCTGATGCAGGTCGAACCTTTGGAAGGCGGACAGGCGCGGATTGTAAGGCTGCTGCACTGCCCGCTGGATAAGTATCTGGACCCGGCATTTATGCCTGGAGCAACAATTAGTTACACCCTTTGA
- a CDS encoding ATP-dependent Clp protease proteolytic subunit: MDFIPGISTGNNNGEMVPEETKPAVHEPVPPGPASVIKELGQTVIPAGEPDIFCMTIIGQIEGHFVLPPHNKTTKYEHIIPQLVAAEQNKNIKGLLIILNTVGGDVEAGLAIAEMIASLSKPTVTVVIGGGHSIGVPIAVSSSYSIIAESATMTIHPIRMNGLVIGVPQTFEYMERMQERMVKFVTSHSRISEELFKDLMFKTGELNRDIGTAVGGSDAVKYGLMDEVGGIGAALARLNAMIAGGDTLIQGSVAQGGLKQ, from the coding sequence ATGGATTTTATACCAGGAATCAGTACCGGCAATAACAATGGAGAGATGGTCCCGGAAGAGACGAAACCGGCCGTTCATGAACCGGTCCCTCCCGGACCTGCAAGTGTAATTAAAGAGCTGGGACAGACGGTAATCCCGGCCGGAGAGCCGGATATTTTCTGCATGACCATTATCGGCCAGATTGAAGGGCATTTTGTGCTGCCGCCGCATAATAAAACGACCAAATATGAGCATATCATTCCCCAGCTTGTAGCTGCGGAACAGAACAAGAATATCAAAGGCCTGCTGATTATCCTGAATACGGTCGGAGGCGATGTGGAAGCAGGGCTGGCTATAGCCGAGATGATTGCATCCCTGTCCAAACCGACAGTAACCGTTGTGATCGGCGGCGGCCACAGTATCGGAGTACCGATTGCCGTGTCCTCCAGCTATTCCATCATTGCCGAAAGTGCAACGATGACCATCCACCCCATCCGTATGAACGGACTGGTGATCGGTGTTCCGCAGACGTTTGAATATATGGAGCGGATGCAGGAGCGGATGGTTAAATTTGTGACTTCGCATTCACGGATTTCCGAGGAATTGTTCAAGGATCTCATGTTTAAGACAGGGGAGCTGAACCGAGATATTGGAACGGCTGTAGGAGGCTCTGACGCAGTCAAGTATGGTCTAATGGATGAGGTCGGCGGTATTGGAGCAGCGCTGGCGCGCCTGAATGCAATGATTGCAGGAGGCGACACCCTTATTCAAGGCTCTGTAGCGCAGGGAGGACTGAAACAATGA